From Humisphaera borealis, the proteins below share one genomic window:
- the ilvB gene encoding biosynthetic-type acetolactate synthase large subunit: protein MTPKTETAPQTSTATSKPKYKGKIGAQILHEMLVGPHKVDTMFGYPGGAILPMFDQLYNTPAKFILNRHEQASGHCADGYARATGKPGVCIVTSGPGATNTVTPLATAQMDSVPIIVFSGQVATKAIGNDAFQEADVTGITRPCTKWNYLVKDVRDLPRVVNEAFLIASSGRPGPVLIDLPKDVQVAVCPDEVDDSPRSHVVSKRRFVGTHAGHDKQAQDAAELINKAQKPVLYVGGGAIISGAYQEVRKLADRGNIPCTTTLLGMGAFDELDPKSLHMLGMHGSAYANYAVQECDVLIAVGARFDDRVTGNLATFAPKAKIIHVDIDPSSIGKNVDVDVTVVGDAKQSLELMLKYIEHRDRNEWFATIDAWKKKYPFRYLDDSKNAKPQFVLEEINKQTGGDAIFTTGVGQHQMWAAQFIRWRYPRQMITSGGLGTMGFGLPSAMGAALGRPGELVIDIDGDASYMMTCYELATIAEYDIPVKICILNNDFQGMVKQWQDLFYGKRYSQTVMKNPNFSKMAEAFGIRGIRCDHKADVAKTVKEMITHKGPVVVDFYVEPNEHVYPMVPSGKGLHEMELGTLA from the coding sequence ATGACTCCAAAAACCGAAACCGCTCCGCAGACCTCCACCGCCACCAGCAAGCCCAAGTACAAGGGCAAGATCGGCGCCCAGATCCTTCACGAAATGCTCGTCGGCCCCCACAAGGTCGACACCATGTTCGGCTATCCCGGCGGCGCCATCCTGCCGATGTTCGACCAACTCTATAACACCCCCGCCAAGTTCATCCTGAACCGCCACGAGCAAGCCTCCGGCCACTGTGCCGACGGCTACGCCCGCGCGACCGGCAAGCCCGGCGTCTGCATCGTGACCTCCGGCCCCGGCGCGACCAACACCGTTACCCCGCTCGCGACGGCCCAGATGGATTCGGTGCCCATCATCGTCTTCTCCGGCCAGGTCGCGACCAAGGCGATCGGCAACGACGCCTTCCAGGAAGCCGACGTCACCGGCATCACCCGCCCGTGCACCAAGTGGAACTACCTCGTGAAGGACGTCCGCGATTTGCCGCGCGTCGTGAACGAGGCGTTCCTGATCGCCAGCAGCGGCCGGCCCGGCCCGGTCCTGATCGACCTTCCGAAGGACGTGCAGGTCGCCGTCTGTCCCGACGAAGTCGATGACAGCCCGCGGTCGCACGTGGTGTCCAAGCGACGCTTCGTCGGCACGCACGCCGGCCATGACAAGCAGGCCCAGGATGCGGCCGAACTGATCAACAAGGCACAGAAGCCGGTGCTGTATGTCGGCGGCGGCGCGATCATCAGCGGCGCGTACCAGGAAGTCCGCAAGCTCGCCGACCGGGGCAACATCCCCTGCACCACCACCCTGCTGGGCATGGGCGCGTTCGATGAACTTGACCCCAAGTCGCTGCACATGCTGGGCATGCACGGCTCGGCGTATGCCAACTACGCCGTCCAGGAGTGCGACGTGCTGATCGCCGTGGGCGCCCGGTTCGACGACCGCGTCACCGGCAACCTCGCGACCTTCGCCCCCAAGGCCAAGATCATCCACGTCGACATCGACCCGAGCAGCATCGGTAAGAACGTGGACGTTGACGTCACCGTCGTCGGCGACGCCAAGCAGAGCCTGGAACTGATGCTCAAGTACATCGAGCACCGCGACCGCAACGAGTGGTTCGCCACGATCGACGCCTGGAAGAAGAAGTACCCCTTCCGCTACCTCGACGACAGCAAGAACGCCAAGCCCCAGTTCGTGCTGGAAGAGATCAACAAGCAGACCGGCGGCGACGCGATCTTTACGACCGGCGTCGGCCAGCACCAGATGTGGGCGGCCCAGTTCATCCGCTGGCGCTACCCGCGACAGATGATCACCAGCGGCGGCCTGGGCACGATGGGCTTCGGCCTGCCCAGCGCCATGGGCGCGGCCCTCGGCCGGCCCGGCGAGCTCGTCATCGATATCGACGGCGACGCCAGCTACATGATGACCTGCTACGAGCTGGCGACGATCGCCGAGTACGACATCCCGGTGAAGATCTGCATCCTCAACAACGACTTCCAGGGCATGGTCAAGCAGTGGCAGGACCTGTTCTACGGCAAGCGCTACAGCCAGACGGTGATGAAGAACCCCAACTTCAGCAAGATGGCCGAGGCGTTCGGCATCCGCGGCATCCGCTGCGACCACAAGGCCGACGTGGCCAAGACGGTCAAGGAAATGATCACCCACAAGGGCCCGGTGGTGGTCGATTTCTACGTCGAGCCCAACGAGCACGTGTACCCGATGGTTCCGAGCGGCAAGGGCCTGCACGAGATGGAACTGGGCACGCTGGCGTAA
- a CDS encoding DUF3472 domain-containing protein — protein sequence MRNTVVAFGVVLSIALISHADPVPPAKPPAEAAKVDAPRAARSVHLWWNAPEGTDFYNEMSIEHSTRGSYFMACGFGHGYFGMQELAGSKGVAGDGGKTDKVVLFSIWDNYKGDDVKAVPADKRVEVLHHDPDVRLGRFGGEGTGGQSFFSYPWRIGETCRFLVRAKPEGNKTSFSGYFYLNDKKAWKHLVTFRTITGGKPLGGYYSFVEDFRRDGKSVNERRTAEFGNAWVKSLAGEWAAVPSVRFTGDRTPLDNCDAGARDNGKFFLTTGGEVNQKTKLKSSIDRIPPKDNKPPTDLPPQ from the coding sequence ATGCGAAACACGGTTGTTGCCTTTGGCGTTGTATTGTCCATCGCGCTGATCTCGCATGCCGACCCGGTACCACCGGCCAAGCCGCCAGCCGAGGCTGCAAAGGTCGATGCGCCCCGCGCCGCCCGCTCGGTTCACCTCTGGTGGAACGCTCCGGAAGGCACCGACTTCTACAACGAAATGTCGATCGAGCATTCCACCCGCGGCAGCTACTTCATGGCGTGCGGGTTCGGCCACGGCTACTTCGGCATGCAGGAACTGGCCGGCAGCAAAGGTGTCGCCGGCGACGGTGGGAAAACCGACAAGGTGGTCCTGTTCTCCATCTGGGACAACTACAAGGGGGACGACGTTAAGGCCGTCCCCGCCGACAAACGCGTTGAAGTGCTGCACCACGACCCGGATGTCCGGCTCGGCCGCTTCGGCGGCGAGGGGACTGGCGGCCAAAGCTTCTTCAGCTACCCGTGGAGGATCGGCGAGACCTGCAGGTTCCTCGTCCGCGCCAAACCCGAGGGGAATAAGACAAGCTTCAGCGGCTACTTCTACCTGAACGACAAGAAGGCGTGGAAGCACCTGGTGACGTTCCGCACGATCACCGGCGGCAAGCCACTGGGCGGTTACTACTCGTTCGTCGAAGACTTCCGCCGCGATGGCAAGAGCGTGAACGAGCGGCGCACCGCCGAGTTCGGCAACGCCTGGGTGAAGTCGCTCGCCGGCGAATGGGCGGCGGTACCCAGCGTCCGCTTCACCGGCGACCGCACGCCGCTGGACAACTGCGACGCCGGGGCCCGTGACAACGGCAAGTTCTTCCTGACCACCGGCGGCGAAGTGAATCAGAAGACGAAGCTGAAGTCGTCGATCGATCGCATCCCACCGAAGGACAACAAGCCGCCGACAGATCTGCCGCCGCAGTGA